In Haloarcula salinisoli, one genomic interval encodes:
- a CDS encoding lipoate--protein ligase family protein, producing MTLAELDWRVIGEATDDGPMTMALEEIAAETAAAGGPATVRVYTWPDVLSLGYNQDPDSIDWDFCEREGIGVTRRPTGGGAIYHDHYADLSYSIVAPADAVPGDLMECYRLFCEPILDTFEGIGVDADYVDRKYEAVHQPACYLRALHPAHDIVGPDGRKIGGNAQYRRKDAVVQHGSLSVSLRPERHCGCFTGEPDPEAFRERVGAIDEYVDVERDDVVESLRTTLAAWADADEGIWTDDERSRARERADSKYVTDEWVRKSP from the coding sequence ATGACACTCGCGGAGCTCGACTGGCGGGTCATCGGTGAAGCCACCGACGACGGGCCGATGACGATGGCGCTCGAGGAGATAGCCGCCGAGACCGCGGCGGCGGGCGGGCCGGCCACCGTGCGGGTCTACACCTGGCCCGACGTGCTCTCGCTGGGGTACAACCAGGACCCCGACAGTATCGACTGGGACTTTTGCGAACGCGAGGGCATCGGCGTCACCCGCCGGCCGACCGGCGGCGGTGCTATCTACCACGACCACTACGCCGACCTCTCCTACAGCATCGTCGCGCCGGCCGACGCGGTGCCGGGGGACCTCATGGAGTGCTACCGGCTGTTCTGCGAGCCCATCCTCGATACCTTCGAGGGTATCGGCGTCGACGCGGACTACGTGGACCGAAAGTACGAGGCGGTCCACCAGCCGGCCTGTTACCTGCGGGCCCTGCATCCCGCCCACGACATCGTCGGTCCGGACGGCCGGAAGATAGGCGGTAACGCCCAGTATCGCCGGAAGGACGCCGTCGTCCAGCACGGCTCGCTGTCGGTGTCCCTGCGGCCCGAGCGCCACTGTGGCTGTTTCACCGGCGAGCCCGACCCCGAGGCGTTCCGCGAGCGAGTGGGCGCTATCGACGAGTACGTCGACGTCGAGCGGGACGACGTGGTCGAGTCGCTCCGGACGACGCTCGCCGCGTGGGCCGATGCCGACGAGGGAATCTGGACCGACGACGAGCGGTCCCGCGCCCGCGAGCGCGCGGATTCGAAGTATGTGACCGACGAGTGGGTTCGGAAGTCGCCCTGA
- a CDS encoding deoxyribonuclease IV: MVRVGAHTSIAGGAFNAVDEQVEYGGNCGQIFSHSPQVWQDPNIEDEEAAKFRELSEDNGVGPWVIHSSYLVNLCTPKDDLREKSLDSMQKEVDAADKLGIEYVNVHLGAHTGAGVDGGLDNAASVLDELDVPDGVTVLIESDAGSGTKLGGQFEHLATVRERTSLDIEFCLDTAHMFAAGYDLSTPEGVAETFAEFDDVVGFEDLACIHLNDSKHACGTNKDEHAHIGEGEIGEAGMRAFVNHDAVADVPFVLETPTEDGKSFAWNIERVRELRED; encoded by the coding sequence ATGGTACGAGTCGGTGCACACACCTCCATCGCGGGCGGCGCGTTCAACGCCGTCGACGAGCAAGTCGAGTACGGCGGCAACTGCGGCCAGATATTCTCCCACTCCCCGCAGGTCTGGCAGGACCCCAACATCGAGGACGAGGAAGCCGCGAAGTTCCGCGAGCTGAGCGAGGACAACGGCGTCGGCCCGTGGGTCATCCACTCCTCCTACCTCGTCAACCTCTGTACGCCCAAGGACGACCTCCGCGAGAAGTCACTAGACTCGATGCAGAAGGAGGTCGACGCCGCAGACAAGCTCGGTATCGAGTACGTCAACGTCCACCTGGGTGCCCACACGGGCGCGGGCGTCGACGGCGGCCTCGACAACGCCGCGAGCGTGCTGGACGAGCTGGACGTCCCCGACGGCGTGACGGTGCTCATCGAGTCAGACGCCGGTAGCGGGACGAAGCTGGGCGGGCAGTTCGAACACCTGGCGACGGTCCGTGAACGGACGAGTCTGGACATCGAGTTCTGTCTCGACACCGCCCATATGTTCGCGGCGGGCTATGACCTCTCGACACCCGAAGGGGTCGCGGAGACGTTCGCCGAGTTCGACGACGTGGTCGGCTTCGAGGACCTCGCCTGCATCCATCTCAACGACTCGAAACACGCCTGCGGGACCAACAAGGACGAACACGCCCACATCGGCGAGGGCGAAATCGGCGAAGCCGGAATGCGTGCGTTCGTCAACCACGACGCCGTCGCGGACGTGCCGTTCGTGCTGGAAACGCCAACGGAGGACGGCAAGAGCTTCGCCTGGAACATCGAGCGGGTGCGCGAACTGCGCGAGGACTAG
- a CDS encoding ATP-binding response regulator: MERADQVALVDNGAGEPGIESALSSEAFEVHTVPDIESLEALLEARTVDCVVSTYQVPRRDGLEYLGGLHALETVATLQPDAPRILYTDIVNQDIAREAVALGLFDYIPTNTDESLDRLVTRIVDATEKRRAQRRVAELSRVNEVIREVLTVLVRAESHERVYEEVTTTLVATEAYDGALFGRRTETGVERLATAGTVTASAVERSLEDGEGVTAVQGDRRSVAVPVTDDGLVLVLFSDRPEAFGATERDVLTQLGGAVRYSLDAITDAETLERREAALAEKTERLSTFASVVGHDLRNPLSVASGNLELAMAGETERLDAVESALTRMSEMIDDVLALARDGERSITLEPVDLAATVEAAWGTVDTGDATLDGPETAVLTADVGQLQRLLENLFRNSIEHGGPDVSVTVERTETGFAVCDDGPGFSQSDPASVFELGVTGSASGTGLGLAIVESIAEAHGWSVSAGESERGGARFELSGVDFAG; this comes from the coding sequence ATGGAGCGGGCGGACCAGGTCGCACTTGTGGACAACGGGGCCGGTGAGCCTGGCATCGAGTCGGCGCTTTCCAGCGAGGCGTTCGAGGTCCACACGGTCCCGGACATCGAATCACTGGAGGCGCTGCTGGAGGCGAGGACCGTCGACTGCGTCGTCAGCACCTACCAGGTCCCGCGCCGGGACGGGCTGGAGTATCTCGGCGGACTGCACGCCTTAGAGACGGTCGCGACGCTCCAGCCCGACGCCCCACGGATACTGTACACGGACATCGTCAACCAGGATATCGCCCGCGAAGCGGTGGCACTGGGGCTGTTCGACTACATTCCGACGAACACGGACGAGAGCCTCGACCGACTGGTGACGCGGATCGTCGACGCCACGGAGAAGCGCCGCGCCCAGCGCCGCGTGGCCGAGCTCTCGCGGGTCAACGAGGTCATCCGCGAGGTGCTGACCGTGCTCGTCCGGGCCGAGAGCCACGAGCGGGTGTACGAGGAGGTCACGACCACGCTCGTCGCGACCGAGGCGTACGACGGCGCGCTGTTCGGGCGGCGGACCGAGACGGGCGTCGAGCGACTGGCGACCGCAGGGACGGTCACGGCATCGGCAGTCGAGCGGAGCCTCGAGGACGGCGAGGGCGTGACCGCTGTCCAGGGAGACCGCCGCAGCGTCGCCGTCCCCGTCACCGACGACGGGCTAGTACTCGTCCTGTTCTCCGACCGCCCGGAGGCGTTCGGGGCGACCGAGCGGGACGTCCTCACACAGCTCGGTGGCGCGGTTCGGTACAGCCTCGACGCTATCACGGACGCCGAGACGCTCGAACGGCGCGAGGCGGCGCTGGCGGAGAAGACCGAGCGCCTCTCGACGTTCGCGAGTGTCGTCGGTCACGACCTCCGGAACCCACTGTCGGTCGCCAGCGGGAACCTCGAGCTGGCGATGGCGGGCGAGACCGAACGGCTCGACGCCGTCGAGTCCGCGCTGACCCGGATGTCGGAGATGATAGACGACGTGCTCGCGCTAGCCCGGGACGGCGAGCGGAGCATCACTCTCGAGCCGGTCGACCTCGCGGCGACGGTCGAAGCGGCCTGGGGCACGGTCGACACCGGCGACGCGACACTCGACGGGCCCGAGACGGCCGTCCTGACCGCCGACGTGGGCCAGCTCCAGCGCCTCCTCGAGAACCTCTTTCGTAATTCGATAGAGCACGGCGGCCCCGACGTGAGCGTCACCGTCGAGCGAACCGAGACGGGATTCGCCGTCTGCGACGACGGCCCCGGCTTCTCGCAGTCCGACCCGGCGTCGGTGTTCGAGCTGGGCGTGACGGGGTCGGCGTCAGGAACGGGCCTCGGGCTGGCCATCGTCGAGAGCATCGCCGAGGCCCACGGCTGGTCGGTGTCGGCCGGTGAGAGCGAGCGCGGTGGCGCCCGCTTCGAGCTCTCGGGCGTCGACTTTGCGGGCTAG
- a CDS encoding TrmB family transcriptional regulator sugar-binding domain-containing protein gives MDGSASIRTRLRALLAEARREVLLSIPVEAVPVVRDRLGTAIENDVAVLLLLYGDGEVPDDLDELATVVRRLPGQVPLTCLVDQWLTLLGWPWVLSDSSDDTLATFVDSSHITLGLFGEFVGNYWSMGREIHVADPPTLPRHYPTFRGGVLGATLHLRQGSKIQTTCKIAASGETALPETEITGLALDVRQGLVYPMTNRFPSENGMVLRVDGERVTVGGVGAYVEDYAAESVTLEHA, from the coding sequence ATCGACGGCTCGGCCAGTATCCGAACGCGGCTCCGGGCGCTGCTGGCCGAGGCTCGCCGCGAGGTGTTGCTGTCGATACCGGTCGAGGCGGTCCCGGTCGTTCGCGACCGCCTGGGGACGGCCATCGAGAACGACGTGGCGGTGTTGCTGTTGCTGTACGGCGACGGCGAGGTCCCAGACGATCTCGACGAACTGGCGACAGTCGTCAGGCGCCTGCCCGGCCAGGTTCCCCTGACCTGCCTGGTCGACCAGTGGCTGACGCTGCTGGGCTGGCCGTGGGTGCTTTCGGACTCCTCGGACGACACGCTCGCGACGTTCGTCGACAGCAGCCACATCACGCTCGGCCTCTTCGGGGAGTTCGTGGGAAACTACTGGTCGATGGGCCGGGAGATACACGTCGCCGACCCGCCCACGCTCCCCCGGCACTACCCGACGTTCCGCGGCGGCGTCCTCGGCGCGACGCTACATCTCAGGCAGGGGTCGAAGATACAGACCACCTGTAAAATCGCTGCGAGCGGCGAGACGGCGCTGCCGGAAACGGAGATAACCGGGCTCGCACTCGACGTGCGCCAGGGGCTGGTCTACCCCATGACCAATCGCTTCCCCTCGGAGAACGGGATGGTGCTTCGCGTCGACGGCGAGCGGGTCACCGTCGGCGGTGTCGGCGCCTACGTCGAGGACTACGCCGCCGAGTCGGTGACGCTGGAACATGCCTGA